From the genome of Haloterrigena sp. KLK7, one region includes:
- a CDS encoding pre-rRNA-processing protein PNO1 — MQHVKIPQDRIGVLIGEGGETMREIEAEAEVRLDIDSENGSVAVETVGDPVRGLKGPEIVRAVGRGFAPDAALRLLEDDMMLFDVVDIDAAARNKNDMKRKKGRLIGEGGRTRELMEELTGADVVIYGSTLGIIGTPEQVDAVRSAAEMLLDGAPHGAVYSFLEEKHNEMKHQGMEYHRFPGGQS; from the coding sequence ATGCAACACGTGAAGATTCCGCAGGACCGCATCGGCGTCCTCATCGGCGAGGGCGGCGAGACGATGCGCGAGATCGAAGCGGAAGCGGAGGTGCGACTCGACATCGATTCGGAGAACGGCTCCGTCGCCGTCGAGACCGTCGGCGACCCCGTCCGCGGGCTCAAGGGCCCCGAGATCGTCCGCGCCGTCGGTCGCGGCTTCGCCCCCGACGCGGCGCTGCGCCTGCTCGAGGACGACATGATGCTGTTCGACGTCGTCGATATCGACGCCGCCGCCCGCAACAAAAACGACATGAAGCGCAAGAAGGGCCGACTCATCGGCGAAGGCGGTCGGACCCGCGAACTCATGGAGGAGCTCACCGGCGCCGACGTCGTCATCTACGGTTCGACGCTGGGTATCATCGGCACGCCGGAACAGGTCGACGCCGTCCGGAGCGCCGCCGAGATGCTCCTCGACGGCGCTCCGCACGGGGCGGTGTACTCCTTCCTCGAGGAGAAACACAACGAGATGAAACACCAGGGAATGGAGTACCACCGGTTCCCGGGCGGACAGTCCTGA
- a CDS encoding PAC2 family protein, giving the protein MASDPAYDVIAESDEPLEGPLLVGLSNVGLAGLTAIDYLVTHLEFEQVGHVRARGLPDITPVEDGVPRHPMRVYAAPNADYCALLSELFVPVWAADAFADGIAEWLDSTEIDELAVFHGIPYPHGPDEHDVFSVATPAYRDRRLDGTNVSPASGGVLDGVAGELTARSLDGEAPPLGAYVTPSHPPGPDLEASLRYLDLLRTVYGLEIDDDQLRERAAELQRYYAELADRMATLEAREGPGSQNFPEDRMFM; this is encoded by the coding sequence ATGGCTTCCGATCCAGCGTACGACGTCATCGCCGAGAGCGACGAGCCGCTCGAGGGACCCTTGCTCGTCGGACTCTCGAACGTGGGACTGGCGGGGCTCACGGCCATCGATTACCTCGTCACCCACCTCGAGTTCGAGCAGGTCGGTCACGTTCGGGCCCGCGGGCTGCCGGATATCACGCCGGTCGAAGACGGCGTCCCGCGACACCCGATGCGCGTGTACGCCGCCCCGAACGCTGACTACTGCGCGTTGCTCAGCGAACTGTTCGTTCCGGTGTGGGCGGCCGACGCGTTCGCCGACGGGATAGCGGAGTGGCTCGATTCGACGGAAATCGACGAACTGGCCGTCTTTCACGGGATTCCGTACCCGCACGGTCCGGACGAGCACGACGTCTTCTCCGTCGCTACCCCGGCGTACAGGGACCGACGACTCGACGGAACGAACGTGTCGCCGGCCAGCGGCGGCGTCCTCGACGGCGTCGCCGGTGAACTGACGGCCCGCAGCCTCGACGGGGAGGCCCCACCGCTCGGTGCGTACGTCACTCCGTCGCATCCGCCCGGGCCGGACCTCGAGGCGTCGCTGCGGTATCTGGACCTCCTGCGAACCGTCTACGGCCTCGAAATCGACGACGATCAGCTCCGCGAGCGCGCCGCGGAGCTACAGCGGTACTACGCCGAACTCGCGGATCGCATGGCGACGCTGGAGGCTCGAGAGGGTCCCGGGAGCCAGAACTTCCCGGAGGATCGGATGTTCATGTGA
- a CDS encoding ArsR family transcriptional regulator produces MVDDRSPDDGSESGSRLDDLFAVFANYRRRYVLHYLREEGRASIGGIARQLAAWERASRSEMVSGELIDRIELELFHTHLPRLREVNLVEYDQRTSVVVYRDPPEIVRALLDLCTDRDLPN; encoded by the coding sequence ATGGTAGACGATCGATCACCCGACGACGGATCAGAGAGCGGGTCGCGACTCGACGATCTCTTCGCCGTCTTCGCGAACTACCGGCGACGATACGTGCTCCACTATCTGCGAGAGGAGGGGCGCGCATCGATCGGCGGCATCGCGCGGCAGCTCGCAGCGTGGGAGCGCGCGTCCCGGTCCGAAATGGTTTCCGGGGAACTGATCGACCGAATCGAGCTCGAGCTGTTCCACACGCATCTGCCGCGATTACGTGAAGTGAACCTCGTCGAGTACGATCAGCGGACGTCGGTAGTCGTCTATCGCGATCCCCCCGAGATCGTCAGAGCGCTCCTCGATCTCTGTACCGATCGAGACCTTCCGAACTGA
- a CDS encoding metallophosphoesterase, whose protein sequence is MNIGIVADTHDNVDAIERATEIFAEEGVEIVIHCGDFVAPLMIDYFDEFELHGVLGNNDGDVANLQAAFDALGGESELHGRFASLEFDGLSFAVLHGESLEEVEAIAAGETFDFVCYGHHHERELSEEGRTTVLNPGAHVLASDDDRTVAVVDTRSESVRFRALE, encoded by the coding sequence ATGAACATCGGAATCGTCGCCGACACGCACGACAACGTCGACGCGATCGAACGGGCGACCGAGATCTTCGCCGAGGAGGGCGTCGAGATCGTAATTCATTGCGGCGACTTCGTCGCGCCGCTGATGATCGACTACTTCGACGAGTTCGAACTCCACGGCGTCCTCGGGAACAACGACGGCGACGTCGCCAACCTGCAGGCGGCGTTCGACGCGCTGGGCGGCGAGAGCGAACTCCACGGTCGGTTCGCGAGCCTCGAGTTCGACGGCCTCTCCTTCGCCGTCCTCCACGGCGAGAGTCTCGAGGAGGTCGAGGCGATCGCCGCCGGCGAGACGTTCGATTTCGTCTGTTACGGCCACCACCACGAGCGCGAGCTGTCGGAGGAGGGTCGAACGACGGTACTGAACCCCGGCGCACACGTGCTGGCGAGCGACGATGACCGCACGGTCGCGGTCGTCGACACGCGCTCGGAGTCGGTTCGGTTTCGAGCCCTCGAGTGA
- a CDS encoding tryptophan--tRNA ligase — MPEPSETPDSTASEPSTEPNRPDSDAFTVTPYAVDGEIDYEKLLERFGADPLTDEQINRFPDHPLLRRRTFYAGRDVDDYLEAAAVGDPHAIVTGRGPSGAMHLGHVLPLYLAKRFQRATGATVYVPLSDDEKFLAKDQSFDSIGEHTRENLRDVLAVGFDPERTRIVVDTADADVVYPIAVRLAKHLTPATVEAVYGDQDTVGLQFYPAVQATHLLLPQLVAGRQPTLVPIAVDQDPHVRVCRDVAAKEALPVDKPGALLGRFLPGLEGPGKMSSSGGAPSIELTDDPESVAETIRTHAYTGSRATLAEHREKGGDPTVDVPFQYLRFFFEPDDEELERIAADYRAGDLLSGELKELAIERISDFLADHQRRRAELGSLETELEPYRLTDRERRRALERAGVPTGLEG; from the coding sequence ATGCCAGAACCATCCGAGACACCGGACAGCACCGCCAGTGAGCCGAGTACCGAACCGAATCGCCCCGACTCCGATGCGTTCACCGTCACGCCCTACGCCGTCGACGGCGAGATCGACTACGAGAAACTGCTCGAGCGCTTCGGCGCCGATCCCCTAACGGACGAACAGATCAATCGGTTCCCCGACCACCCGCTACTGAGACGGCGGACCTTCTACGCCGGTCGGGACGTCGACGACTACCTCGAGGCCGCCGCGGTCGGCGATCCGCACGCGATCGTTACCGGTCGCGGCCCCTCTGGAGCGATGCATCTGGGCCACGTCCTCCCGCTGTACCTCGCGAAGCGGTTTCAGCGCGCGACCGGCGCGACGGTGTACGTCCCGCTCTCGGACGACGAGAAGTTCCTCGCGAAGGACCAGTCGTTCGACTCCATCGGCGAGCACACCCGCGAGAACCTGCGGGACGTCCTCGCGGTCGGCTTCGACCCCGAACGGACCCGGATCGTCGTCGACACGGCCGACGCGGACGTGGTCTACCCGATCGCGGTTCGCCTCGCGAAGCACCTCACGCCGGCCACGGTCGAGGCGGTCTACGGCGACCAGGACACCGTCGGCCTGCAGTTCTATCCCGCCGTGCAGGCCACCCACCTCCTGCTCCCGCAACTCGTCGCGGGCCGGCAGCCGACGCTGGTCCCCATCGCGGTCGATCAGGACCCCCACGTCCGCGTCTGTCGCGACGTCGCCGCGAAGGAGGCGCTCCCGGTGGACAAGCCGGGCGCGCTGCTCGGGCGCTTCCTCCCGGGCCTCGAGGGGCCGGGCAAGATGAGTTCCTCCGGCGGCGCGCCGTCGATCGAGCTCACCGACGATCCCGAGAGCGTCGCCGAGACGATCCGAACGCACGCCTACACCGGCAGCCGAGCGACGCTCGCGGAACACCGCGAGAAGGGCGGCGATCCGACCGTCGACGTCCCCTTCCAGTACCTGCGATTCTTCTTCGAGCCGGACGACGAGGAACTCGAGCGCATCGCCGCCGACTACCGCGCCGGGGACCTGCTCAGCGGCGAGTTGAAGGAACTCGCGATCGAGCGGATCAGCGACTTCCTCGCCGACCACCAGCGTCGACGGGCGGAACTGGGATCGCTCGAGACCGAACTCGAGCCCTACCGGCTGACAGATCGGGAGCGACGGCGAGCGCTCGAGCGGGCCGGTGTGCCGACGGGGCTCGAGGGGTAA
- a CDS encoding bifunctional UDP-sugar hydrolase/5'-nucleotidase: MPSEPTDGIERRRLLGYAGSAGVVALAGCASGGETADDEDENGESEPDDPDESNPDETEQENSSDGESTTVRLLHDTHFHGSMGAPDEALNVANYFGLMDDLAADPPDGNALVVGNGDDLHTSVESSVFDGGHMVSLFNAAPLEYDTYGNHEFDNGPESLRENVADSEFTWVSANVRDERTDDVFAAGEGARRYALEEIDGVRFGITGLAPADTPDVASVGDHVDVLDPETAIEGVVGELCDEGADVIVLLSHLASPVARELVAAVDGIDVAVGDHAAMVYDEPETVDGTVVSVVGDEFDYVGRLDLEIGPEGLVDHSFERFDLAAEVESGNVEPHEAVQSLLEEYESDLEAELDVVIGETAVPLDVRTETVRSEESNFGNWLTDIMRADLGADVALQNGGGIRSDRLYEAGDLTRRTIVDILPFPNRTVKLEVTGATLREAIELGVSTVADGHGRFPQVSGMAYAYDPDAPAGERVEEITVGDEPLEADATYELATNDFVAGGGDGYEMFADGDVLVPADEGTLLSALAIEAIQEAEVIGPETEGRIEVV; encoded by the coding sequence ATGCCATCCGAACCGACAGACGGGATCGAGCGACGGCGACTGCTGGGATACGCCGGATCCGCGGGCGTCGTCGCGCTGGCCGGGTGTGCGTCCGGCGGAGAAACCGCGGACGACGAGGACGAGAACGGTGAGTCGGAACCCGACGACCCGGACGAGTCCAACCCCGATGAGACGGAGCAAGAGAACTCGAGCGACGGGGAATCGACGACCGTCCGGTTGCTCCACGACACGCACTTTCACGGGTCGATGGGGGCTCCCGACGAGGCGCTCAACGTCGCGAACTACTTCGGGCTGATGGACGACCTCGCCGCGGACCCGCCCGACGGGAACGCGCTCGTCGTCGGCAACGGCGACGATCTGCACACGTCCGTCGAGTCCTCGGTCTTCGACGGCGGCCACATGGTCTCGCTGTTCAACGCGGCCCCGCTCGAGTACGACACGTACGGCAACCACGAGTTCGACAACGGCCCGGAGAGCCTCCGGGAGAACGTCGCCGACAGCGAGTTCACGTGGGTGAGCGCGAACGTTCGCGACGAGCGGACCGACGACGTCTTCGCCGCCGGGGAGGGCGCCCGGCGGTACGCCCTCGAGGAGATCGACGGGGTGCGGTTCGGGATCACCGGGCTCGCGCCGGCGGACACCCCCGACGTCGCCTCCGTCGGCGATCACGTCGACGTTCTCGACCCGGAGACCGCGATCGAGGGGGTCGTCGGGGAACTCTGCGACGAGGGCGCGGACGTGATCGTGCTGCTGTCGCACCTCGCCAGCCCCGTCGCTCGGGAACTGGTCGCGGCCGTCGACGGGATCGACGTCGCCGTCGGCGACCACGCCGCGATGGTCTACGACGAACCCGAGACGGTCGACGGGACCGTCGTCTCGGTCGTCGGCGACGAGTTCGACTACGTCGGTCGACTCGACCTCGAGATCGGACCCGAGGGGCTCGTCGACCACTCGTTCGAGCGATTCGACCTCGCCGCGGAGGTCGAGAGCGGGAACGTCGAACCGCACGAGGCGGTCCAGTCGCTGCTCGAGGAGTACGAGAGCGACCTCGAGGCGGAACTCGACGTGGTCATCGGCGAGACCGCGGTGCCCCTGGACGTGCGGACCGAGACGGTCCGCAGCGAGGAGTCGAATTTCGGGAACTGGCTGACCGATATCATGCGCGCGGATCTCGGGGCAGACGTCGCGCTCCAGAACGGCGGCGGCATCCGCAGCGATCGGTTGTACGAGGCCGGCGACCTCACTCGACGAACGATCGTCGACATCCTTCCGTTCCCGAACCGGACCGTGAAACTCGAGGTCACGGGCGCGACGCTTCGCGAGGCGATCGAACTCGGCGTCAGTACGGTCGCCGACGGACACGGTCGGTTCCCGCAGGTCAGCGGGATGGCATATGCCTACGATCCGGACGCCCCCGCGGGCGAGCGCGTCGAAGAGATCACGGTCGGCGACGAACCCCTCGAGGCCGACGCGACGTACGAACTCGCGACGAACGACTTCGTCGCGGGCGGCGGCGACGGCTACGAGATGTTCGCGGACGGCGACGTCCTCGTCCCCGCCGACGAGGGGACGCTGCTCTCGGCGCTCGCGATCGAGGCCATCCAGGAAGCCGAGGTCATCGGACCCGAAACGGAGGGACGGATCGAGGTCGTCTGA
- the rio1 gene encoding serine/threonine-protein kinase Rio1, with the protein MGEGTEYGLVDLEEVETPGDEWEEIDVSDTEADRIARKRDREFEQFEERIKDADQFKVEQSVFDDATLAALYKLVQDGYVEAFGGPLSTGKEANVYHALGDDREVAVKIYRINASNFRQMRDYLEGDPRFEGLGGKKKDVVLAWTKKELANLERAKAAGVRVPEPLATERNVLVMEYIGTDDGRAKRLGEVHIENPQTAYEVMREYMRRLYSAGLIHGDLSEYNVVFDQDEGQLVFIDLGQAVTVHHPNSREFLERDCRNVAGFFSRQGMDVTEDELLEFVTSPEPDPSRD; encoded by the coding sequence ATGGGAGAGGGAACGGAATACGGGCTGGTCGACCTCGAAGAGGTCGAGACGCCGGGCGACGAGTGGGAAGAGATCGACGTCTCGGACACCGAGGCCGACCGGATCGCTCGCAAGCGCGACCGGGAGTTCGAGCAGTTCGAGGAGCGCATCAAGGACGCCGACCAGTTCAAGGTCGAGCAGTCGGTGTTCGACGACGCGACCCTCGCTGCGCTGTACAAACTCGTCCAGGACGGCTACGTCGAGGCCTTCGGCGGGCCGCTCTCGACGGGCAAGGAGGCGAACGTCTACCACGCGCTGGGCGACGACCGCGAGGTCGCGGTCAAGATCTACCGCATTAACGCCTCGAACTTCCGGCAGATGCGCGACTACCTCGAGGGCGACCCGCGCTTCGAGGGGCTGGGCGGCAAGAAGAAGGACGTCGTCCTCGCGTGGACGAAGAAGGAACTCGCGAACTTGGAGCGGGCGAAGGCGGCCGGCGTCCGCGTTCCCGAACCGCTCGCGACCGAGCGCAACGTGCTTGTCATGGAGTACATCGGCACCGACGACGGCCGCGCGAAACGCCTCGGCGAGGTCCACATCGAGAATCCCCAAACCGCCTACGAGGTCATGCGCGAGTACATGCGTCGCCTCTACTCGGCGGGATTGATCCACGGCGATCTCAGCGAGTACAACGTCGTCTTCGACCAGGACGAGGGACAGCTCGTCTTCATCGACCTCGGCCAGGCCGTCACGGTCCACCACCCCAACAGCCGGGAGTTCTTGGAGCGGGACTGCCGGAACGTCGCCGGATTCTTCTCGCGGCAGGGGATGGACGTCACCGAAGACGAGTTACTCGAGTTCGTCACGAGTCCGGAGCCGGATCCGTCGCGGGACTGA
- the nhaC gene encoding Na+/H+ antiporter NhaC, protein MALDFTPKTYDEIPEDKRPSLGEALVPIAGMLLFLSVGMIWLEMDPQMPLLWGIAFAGLFGRYYFGYAWSDLYDGIGRSILTGLQAILILFVIYMLISAWIDSGTIPTLMYYGLEFLSPTIFLPFTVVLSAVVAFAIGSSWTTAGTLGVAMIGIGSGLGIPEAMTAGAVLSGAYTGDKNSPLSDTTNLAAAVTNTDLMDHIRAMRPGTAISFAISLLLFVVLGLNASGTIPVDRIAEIQGGLESSYAISPLTFIPLVITFALAFYGFPALPSLGAGIFAGVGITTAVQGGSFAAAWDAVHNGTSPETGVELTNELLASGGLSGSVWVVTIVIAALSLGGILQETGVLAAIAYHIARAVSSVAGLTAGTAAGTIAMNFLAAEQYMAIVVPGMTLQNVYDEYDLESRNLSRAVEASGTTTSAFVPWGSGGVFMASALGVPVIEYAPYYFFGILSPLVLIAMGLTGWRIFYEDDPERESSVETATSTSSVD, encoded by the coding sequence ATGGCACTGGACTTCACACCGAAGACCTACGACGAAATCCCCGAAGACAAGCGGCCGTCGTTGGGGGAAGCGCTCGTTCCGATCGCGGGAATGCTCCTGTTCCTCTCGGTCGGGATGATCTGGCTCGAGATGGACCCGCAGATGCCGCTGCTGTGGGGGATCGCGTTCGCGGGACTGTTCGGACGGTACTACTTCGGCTACGCCTGGAGCGACCTCTACGACGGGATCGGTCGCAGTATTCTGACCGGCCTGCAGGCGATTCTCATCCTGTTCGTCATCTACATGCTCATCTCGGCGTGGATCGATTCCGGGACGATCCCCACGCTCATGTATTACGGGCTCGAGTTCCTCTCGCCGACGATCTTCCTCCCCTTTACCGTCGTCCTCTCGGCGGTCGTCGCCTTCGCGATCGGTTCGTCGTGGACGACGGCCGGGACGCTCGGCGTCGCGATGATCGGGATCGGCTCCGGGCTCGGGATTCCGGAGGCGATGACGGCCGGCGCCGTCCTGTCTGGGGCCTACACCGGCGACAAGAACTCGCCGCTTTCTGACACCACGAACCTCGCCGCCGCGGTGACGAACACGGACCTGATGGATCACATCCGGGCGATGCGTCCCGGAACCGCGATCTCGTTCGCGATCTCGCTGCTCCTGTTCGTCGTCCTGGGTCTGAACGCGAGCGGAACGATCCCCGTCGATCGGATCGCCGAGATCCAGGGCGGCCTCGAGAGCAGTTACGCGATCTCGCCGCTGACGTTTATCCCGTTGGTCATCACGTTCGCGCTCGCGTTTTACGGCTTCCCCGCGCTGCCGTCGCTCGGGGCCGGCATCTTCGCCGGCGTCGGGATCACTACCGCGGTTCAGGGCGGGAGCTTCGCCGCCGCCTGGGACGCCGTCCACAACGGGACGAGCCCCGAGACGGGCGTCGAACTCACGAACGAACTGCTCGCGAGCGGCGGACTCTCGGGATCCGTGTGGGTCGTTACGATCGTCATCGCCGCGCTGTCGCTGGGCGGCATTCTCCAGGAGACCGGCGTGCTGGCGGCGATCGCGTACCACATCGCACGAGCCGTCAGTAGCGTCGCCGGTCTCACGGCCGGGACGGCCGCGGGAACCATCGCGATGAACTTCCTCGCCGCGGAACAGTACATGGCGATCGTCGTCCCCGGGATGACCCTGCAGAACGTGTACGACGAGTACGACCTCGAGAGTCGGAACCTCTCGCGGGCGGTCGAGGCGTCCGGGACGACGACGTCGGCGTTCGTGCCCTGGGGCTCGGGCGGCGTCTTCATGGCCTCGGCGCTCGGCGTACCGGTGATCGAGTACGCCCCGTACTACTTCTTCGGGATCCTCTCGCCGCTGGTACTGATCGCGATGGGGCTGACCGGCTGGCGGATCTTCTACGAGGACGACCCCGAGCGGGAATCGTCGGTGGAAACCGCCACGTCGACGTCCTCCGTCGACTAG
- a CDS encoding 2Fe-2S iron-sulfur cluster-binding protein, giving the protein MTSHDVTLEWADGSTQTVDVDENESVLEAAQRAGARLPYDCREGTCITCVGRLIGLEGEDFDADEGGTDRPLDAADAFTYRRPPQALTDGERSDGYVLLCIASPQTDCRVEVGPMVRAEVGDSPWA; this is encoded by the coding sequence ATGACGAGCCACGACGTGACCCTCGAGTGGGCCGACGGCTCGACGCAGACGGTCGACGTCGACGAGAACGAATCGGTCCTCGAGGCGGCCCAGCGGGCCGGCGCCCGGCTCCCCTACGACTGCCGCGAGGGGACCTGTATCACCTGCGTCGGTCGGCTGATCGGACTCGAGGGCGAGGATTTCGACGCCGACGAGGGCGGGACGGACCGGCCGCTCGACGCCGCTGACGCGTTCACCTATCGGCGGCCGCCGCAGGCGTTGACCGATGGGGAACGATCGGACGGCTACGTCCTGCTGTGTATCGCTTCGCCGCAAACCGACTGTCGCGTCGAGGTCGGCCCGATGGTCCGCGCCGAAGTCGGCGACAGTCCCTGGGCGTAG
- a CDS encoding selenium-binding protein SBP56-related protein encodes MSDVSTPDDVEPESDHEHEHHHDHEGPGYATPQAAIEEGEREELAYVMSLYVGTDVDAPDFVSVVDLDPDSDTYCEIVDRIELPNRGDELHHFGWNACSSSCHMEGLERRHLIVPGQRSSRIHVIDAKDRRNPELETVIEPEEVFEYDLSAPHTVHCIPDGEILISMLGDADGDLPGGFLELNDDFEIEGRWEPPGEIEMNYDYWYQPRQNVMVSSEWAAPKTYYPGFDLEDVEAGNYGQRLHFWDWEAGTVEQTIDLGEEGLIPLEVRFLHTPESTHGFVGAALSSNVFHFWRDDDADGGDGAYRAEKVIDFESREHDDWDMPVPALPTDILISMDDRYLFGSNWLHGDVWMYDISDPSNPRRADSLSVGGTFGEIQEVQGRELAAGPQMIQLSLDGERLYWTTSLFSSWDEQFYPEEGERGSVMLKADVDPRKGTMELDEDFLVDWGECPEGPARAHEIRWPDGDCTSDVWQ; translated from the coding sequence ATGAGTGACGTTAGCACACCAGACGACGTCGAACCCGAATCGGACCACGAGCACGAACACCACCACGACCACGAGGGCCCCGGCTACGCGACGCCGCAGGCCGCCATCGAGGAGGGCGAGCGAGAGGAACTGGCCTACGTGATGAGCCTCTACGTCGGCACGGACGTCGACGCGCCGGACTTCGTCTCGGTCGTCGACCTCGATCCCGACTCCGACACCTACTGCGAGATCGTCGACCGCATCGAACTGCCCAACCGCGGCGACGAACTCCACCACTTCGGGTGGAACGCCTGCTCGTCGTCGTGTCACATGGAGGGCCTCGAGCGCCGACACCTGATCGTCCCCGGCCAGCGCTCCTCGCGGATCCACGTGATCGACGCGAAGGATCGGCGCAACCCCGAACTCGAGACGGTGATCGAACCCGAGGAGGTCTTCGAATACGACCTCTCGGCACCGCACACCGTCCACTGCATCCCGGACGGCGAGATCCTGATCAGCATGCTCGGCGACGCCGACGGCGACCTGCCGGGCGGCTTCCTCGAGCTGAACGACGACTTCGAGATCGAGGGCCGATGGGAGCCGCCGGGCGAGATCGAGATGAACTACGACTACTGGTACCAGCCCCGCCAGAACGTGATGGTCTCGAGCGAGTGGGCCGCACCGAAGACGTACTACCCGGGCTTCGACCTCGAGGACGTCGAGGCGGGCAACTACGGCCAGCGGCTCCACTTCTGGGACTGGGAGGCCGGCACCGTCGAGCAGACGATCGACCTCGGCGAGGAAGGGCTGATCCCGCTCGAGGTGCGGTTCCTTCACACGCCCGAATCGACTCACGGGTTCGTGGGGGCCGCGCTCTCGTCGAACGTCTTCCACTTCTGGCGCGACGACGATGCGGACGGCGGCGACGGCGCATACCGCGCCGAGAAGGTCATCGACTTCGAGAGCCGGGAGCACGACGACTGGGACATGCCCGTCCCCGCGCTCCCGACGGACATCCTGATCTCGATGGACGACCGCTACCTGTTCGGCTCGAACTGGCTCCACGGCGACGTCTGGATGTACGATATCTCGGATCCGTCGAACCCGCGACGGGCCGACTCGCTGTCCGTCGGCGGCACCTTCGGCGAGATTCAGGAAGTGCAAGGCCGCGAACTGGCCGCCGGACCGCAGATGATCCAGCTCTCGCTGGACGGCGAACGGCTCTACTGGACCACCTCGCTGTTCTCCTCGTGGGACGAGCAGTTCTACCCCGAGGAGGGCGAGCGCGGCTCGGTGATGCTGAAGGCCGACGTCGATCCCCGAAAGGGGACGATGGAACTCGACGAGGACTTCCTCGTCGACTGGGGCGAGTGCCCCGAGGGGCCAGCCCGCGCCCACGAGATCCGGTGGCCCGACGGCGACTGCACGAGCGACGTCTGGCAGTGA
- a CDS encoding 2Fe-2S iron-sulfur cluster-binding protein produces the protein MTTRETHDVTLEWPDTDRETRTIAVSEDETVLEAAERADIALPFGCRTGACGTCTGRLLEVDGAEPAAGHDERAVDVDGAFSYRRPPRALKDRHCTAGYVLLCIASPRADCRLAVGASVHTELVENPWK, from the coding sequence ATGACGACTCGCGAGACGCACGACGTGACGCTCGAGTGGCCCGACACCGACCGCGAGACGCGGACGATCGCGGTCAGCGAGGACGAGACGGTCCTCGAGGCGGCCGAACGCGCCGACATCGCCCTTCCCTTCGGCTGTCGCACCGGCGCCTGTGGAACCTGTACGGGCCGCCTGCTCGAGGTCGATGGAGCGGAGCCGGCGGCCGGCCACGACGAACGCGCCGTCGACGTCGACGGCGCGTTCTCGTATCGCCGTCCACCTCGAGCGCTGAAGGACCGACACTGTACCGCGGGCTACGTCCTGCTGTGCATCGCCTCGCCGCGAGCCGACTGTCGGCTCGCCGTCGGCGCGAGCGTCCACACCGAACTCGTAGAGAACCCGTGGAAGTGA